acctgaaaataataatcattgtgtttttgttatgaactgtttatatctacagacactgtgcGGCCTCCTCCACAGGGATGGCCATGTTAGACTGCCATATTTTTACCATAGCCCAGAGGAGTGACACTTGATGGGaacttttgtgtgtttcatggcctccttcatgctaggaaagAGAGTGGAAGGTGTTTTGAAcagtaggatttagtgacatccaGCAGTGAAAtcgcagattgcaaccaaatgaatactctcccacgctGCACCCAaaaattcacacaaacaaaaatacatatcttcatcagagtttggtttgtctgttctggtctactgtagaaaaatagcggttcaacatggtaaaagaggacctgctctcactgtagatataggGCTCActtaaagacaataaaaacaatgattcttatttttgggtgattatatactaatgaaaacatactaatgaatgtTGTATcccattcctgccaataaataaaaactacacaCCGGACCCTTAAGATATATAATACATTTCCCTGGAATTCAATTGGATATGGATAAAATAACCAGATGGGACATGGTTATTCCAGCTAATTTAATATGGggacaaataataaaaccaatatGCCTGtgagcaaagaaaacatctgtgtttggtagattaaaataataactgaTTCATACTTTCACTTGAACATAAATGTTCTATTTCCTGCAGTCCTGTAGTAAATGCAGTGCAGTGAAAGTTCAGACTCTACTTCCTGACATACAGCTGCTGAAGTGTCACATGATTCATTTGAACTTAAAGGGACTGTAAAAAAATAGACTTTAATCACAGTGGTAGTGTGCTGTCTActcagatatgtgtgtgtgcactcgtGTCTCATTGTAAAACTCAGCAtgcagctgcagacagatgtTGGTTACATGCGTCTCTGCCAACCTGTGAGGAATCTGAAGGCAGGGTCAGCCTCTGAGCCCATTATTTTGATCCTGCTGAAGAAGGGGAAGGTGACGCCATAGGTGGACTTGGCGAAAGCCTCGATGTCCCGGCTGGTCCCGGTCTCTGTGTCTCCGAACTGACCGCAGGGAAAGGCCAGGACGTTGAAGTGAGAGGTGCCCAGCTCTCGGTGGAGCTCCTGCAGAGACCTGTAGTTCGCCTCAGTCTGCTCGCAGTGACTCGCCACGTTTACAACCAAAGACGCCTGTGCATGgggagggaaagacagagtGTAATTATACTGGAAGAAAtactattaaaatatattatgatgtaatgaaacacacactcagctgacaCTGAATGACCCGGGGAGAGTTTTCACAGATTTCCCCTCACACTGGAATGACTGGTGATGATGTGGACTTACTTTTCCTCGGTACTTCTCCAGAGACACCGTCCTCCCCTTCGCGTCTTTGACCTCGAAGGAGTAAAAATCCGCAGGTTTCCTCGGCTTCACCAGCTGAGTCTGCAGGAGGAACAAACACCCCACACCGACTGTCATGCTCAGCAGCACCGTTAACTTCTTCGCTTTCGGGTTGGAGGACTTGGCAGGGTAGCCCCCTAAGGCCTCCATCTTGGAGGGGGAAGAACGAACCGTGGTCGGGATGGGGTCTCTTGCCAAAGGAGTTTAGGGCGGACCGGAGAAAGAAGCTGGGTAAAGATAGACAAAGCTACGGCGCGCTagttccttcaaaataagaggaaaattaaaacgtaaaaaaaaaaacatacaacaaactTGCTAATGTTTCTTATTGGAGTTAAGTtaattatatatagtatatctGTTATagcattaaacattttctctctaaTATATTTCCGTTAATTACTTCTTATAATAAGATGTCAAAAAGCTTAATTCCATTTAACTAAACTTTTAACATAAAACTGCTGTAACAGCAATCATGAtgcttaaaaacataatttatttagcATTAGTCATCATAAACTGATAGAAACGACCCAGTGACTTGCTTAGCAACCTTAACAGCTGTGGTGAAAGATCAGGTCTTTTTTCTAAAGGAAAAAGTCACAGTACTACAATAATACAgtgaaaaatgtacttaaaaagTATTAATCTAAGTATTAGTATCAAAATATAGTAGCCAAAAGTAAAAATACGCATTATGCAGAATGgctcatttcatattttatactgtcttGTAACTTTACTGTTGTATGATTAAttatgcattaatgtgtatATGGTAGTGTGAGCAGGGCAAGAGATTTATGCagaacaaaatattaatttgtaaagtttttttttatcgtgTCGATGTTTTAACCGGAAGTTAAGCTCTTGATGTTGCTTGCTTGACACTTGTTGATTTTCTGTGGTTTCAAGTTTGCACACGTTTGTAGTTTGTGTCAGTTTCCAGTATTCTGACACTATGAAGGCTCACTTCATGTTCaaatcttgtgttttatttgtcttctcAGGGACAAAACGACGCTCAGCGCGTATCATACAAGCGGTTCAGGAGGCGGATCATTCAGCGGGGCAGCTGTGCTGCGAGCACACCGCTGACCACTGGGCGGCGCTGTGAGCCCAGCTTTGAGTTTGATACAGTCCGTCAGAGACTGGAGCTGGATTCTCCACCGAGACACCATGAACCAGAACCGAGAGTCCCACAGGGAGACCTTCAAGGTACACAACAgacaacacatcacacacacgcacacaacatgTACTTCATCAAAACTGTGGttaataatgtttattatagAAACTTTATCAGTACAAGTCAGATTTCATCTCAGCTATAAAtactttttctctcttgatAATTGTCAAGGTCACAATCAATCAACATAAACGCACAATGCCCAGCAAAGTAAGCAAGTTAGCAAATACACAACAGCATTTGGATTGTTTACAAAgccaaaatatcaaaataaaattaaataaaacatcctacaaaacaatcaatcaatcaatctatctatctatctatctatctatctatctatctatctatctatctatctatctcttatatatatatatataatgctcacaaaaagtcagaaaaaaggCCTAATAAGTCTCTTACCCTTGGACAAGAAGAACTGGTCAGCTCGCCATTAAGAGCACTAAACAGTGTAACAGTActacacataaaaataaataaataagctaaacaataaaaatacaatatatacgGCCCTGCTGTCTAACAGCAGATCattgcagcatttttctgtGATGAAGTCTTTCTGTCTCAATCAGAAACATCCTTGGTGGGAGGTGTGGCTTTCACACCAATGAACACACCACGCACCAtcactgacagcagctggcTTGCCACGGGAAATGCCCCAGAACAGGTTTGTTTAAGGAACTTGTAGCTGTAGTATGAActgtgacaacaaaacaaagcatgTGCAGAGAGATGAATGACACTTGCTTGTGCAGGCTGTCTTCTGCAGGCAAAATTAATGTTGAAAAAAGAGGTTAAGGAT
This genomic stretch from Larimichthys crocea isolate SSNF chromosome III, L_crocea_2.0, whole genome shotgun sequence harbors:
- the gpx8 gene encoding putative glutathione peroxidase 8, producing the protein MEALGGYPAKSSNPKAKKLTVLLSMTVGVGCLFLLQTQLVKPRKPADFYSFEVKDAKGRTVSLEKYRGKASLVVNVASHCEQTEANYRSLQELHRELGTSHFNVLAFPCGQFGDTETGTSRDIEAFAKSTYGVTFPFFSRIKIMGSEADPAFRFLTDSVKKIPKWNFWKFLVNPEGKVVRFWRTDEPMESVRQEATALVREIILKKRVEL